The Terriglobia bacterium sequence GAGAACATCTCCCGGATCGGGGTGAACAGCCCGACGTAGGTCGCGGGGTTCGATCGCGGCGTCCGGCCGATCGGCGACTGGTCGATGTCGATGACCTTGTCGATCCACTCGACGCCTCGGAGCGCGCGGTGGGCGCCGGGCTCGGCGTGCGCGTCGTGGAGGGCGTGGGCCAGTGCCCGGTGCAGGATCTCGTTGACCAGGGTGCTCTTCCCCGAGCCCGACACGCCGGTGACGCAGGTGAACAGCTTCAGAGGGAACTTCGCGGTGATGTCCTTGAGGTTGTGCTCCGTGGCGCCGGCGACCGTGATCGCCTTCCCGTCGGGGCGGCGGCGCGAGGGCGGGATCTCGAGGCGCTCACGTCCGGAAAGGTAGGCGCCGGTCAGCGACGTCGGGTGCTCCGCCACCTTGTCCGGCGGGCCCGCGACCACCACCTCGCCTCCCATCTCCCCCGCCCCGGGGCCGAGGTCCACCACCCAGTCGGCGCTCCTGATCGTCTCCTCGTCGTGCTCGACGACGATCACCGTGTTCCCCAGGTCGCGCATGGCAATCAGGGTGTCGAGGAGGCGGCGGTTGTCGCGCTGGTGCAGGCCAATGGACGGCTCGTCGAGGATGTAGAGCACGCCGGTCAGGCGCGAGCCGATCTGGGTCGCGAGGCGGATCCGCTGCCCCTCGCCTCCCGAGAGCGTGGCGGCGCCGCGGTCCAGCGTGAGGTACCCGAGGCCGACGTTGTTCAGGAACCCCAGGCGCTCCCGGATCTCCTTCAAGATCGGCCCGGCCACCGCCTGCTGGCGCGCCGAGAATTCGAGGCCGGCGTAGAACTTCAGCGCGACCCCGACCGATTGCGCGGTGTGCTCCGAGATGTTCTTCCCCGCGATCTTGACCGCGAGGCTCTCGGGCCTTAGGCGTGCCCCGCGGCAGGCGGGGCACGGGTGGACCGACATGAGCTTCTCCAGCTCCTCGCGCCGCGACTCGGACTCGGTTTCGCGATACCGCCGCTCCAGGGTCGGCAGGATCCCGTCCCAGGTGCGCCTCCACTGGTAGTCGCTGCGGGTGCCCTTCCACCGGAACTCGAACTCACGATCCCCCGCCCCGTCCCAGAGCACCTTCTTGAACGCCGCCGAGAGCTTCCGGTAGGGGGTCGAGGGAGACACCTTGAAGGCGCGGAAGAGGCTCGACTCCAGGATCTGCCACCAGTTGCCGTCCCCCCATCCGAGGGCGCCTTCCCTCAGGCTCTTGCTCTCGTCGAGCACGATCAGCTCCCGGTCGAAGGACTGCTTGATCCCGAGGCCGTCGCATCCCGTGCAGGCGCCGTAGGGGGAGTTGAACGAGAACATCCGCGGCGCCAGCTCGGGGACGGAGATCCCGCAGTCCGCGCACGAGAGGTGGCGGGAATAGAGGAGGTCCCGCTTCCCGTCGACGTCGACCACGACGAGGCCTTCCGCCGCGTCGAGTGCGGTCTCGACCGAGTCCGTGAGCCGTCCCTTCAGGTCCCCGCGGATCTGGAGCCGGTCCACGACGATCTCGATCGTG is a genomic window containing:
- the uvrA gene encoding excinuclease ABC subunit UvrA → VYDYLRVLFARAGEPYCHNCGKPIFSQTVQQIVDSVLALPEGTRIQVLAPIVRGRKGTYKKELREAAQKGFVRARVDGAVRDLGDEIDLDKQKKHTIEIVVDRLQIRGDLKGRLTDSVETALDAAEGLVVVDVDGKRDLLYSRHLSCADCGISVPELAPRMFSFNSPYGACTGCDGLGIKQSFDRELIVLDESKSLREGALGWGDGNWWQILESSLFRAFKVSPSTPYRKLSAAFKKVLWDGAGDREFEFRWKGTRSDYQWRRTWDGILPTLERRYRETESESRREELEKLMSVHPCPACRGARLRPESLAVKIAGKNISEHTAQSVGVALKFYAGLEFSARQQAVAGPILKEIRERLGFLNNVGLGYLTLDRGAATLSGGEGQRIRLATQIGSRLTGVLYILDEPSIGLHQRDNRRLLDTLIAMRDLGNTVIVVEHDEETIRSADWVVDLGPGAGEMGGEVVVAGPPDKVAEHPTSLTGAYLSGRERLEIPPSRRRPDGKAITVAGATEHNLKDITAKFPLKLFTCVTGVSGSGKSTLVNEILHRALAHALHDAHAEPGAHRALRGVEWIDKVIDIDQSPIGRTPRSNPATYVGLFTPIREMFSMVPEARARGYKPGRFSFNVRGGRCEACEGDGVTRIEMHFLPDVYVTCDTCHGLRYNRETLEVLYKGKNISEVLEMTVHQALPFFEAVPSIREKLQTLYDVGLGYIRLGQQATTLSGGEAQRIKLSKELSRRATGRTLYLLDEPTTGLHFDDIKKLLTVLNRLVDQGNTVVVIEHNLDVIKTADWVLDLGPEGGDGGGRLVAEGPPEAVARVKESRTGAFLRKILGRGRVAAEA